TAAAGATTATGTGAATTTAAAAGGGCTGTATTTTCCGTTTAAAATTATTCAGATTACATATACACAAAACGGTGAAGAATATAAGATTACCGAATTTAAGAATATTGTTTTGAAATAACAGATAGGTTTAATATGAAAAGAAATTTTATCATACTCTTGCTGTCGGTTTTAGCATTACAAAATCCGATTAAAGCATACGGACAAATAAGTGAGGATATAAACAATTTCGAAAAAATTAAAATTTACAAACCTGAAAAAAAGAGAGATTATTCTTATGCAAAAGAACAATTTAAAACTTTTCAGGTATTGTTTTCGGGGATGTTTTTGTTTTATAAAAATTTTATATCATCGCAAGATAACAGCTCTTGTCCGTTCCGGATTTCCTGTTCGGAATATTTTATAAAATCGGTGCAAAAAAAGGGAGTAATACTCGGTTTTTTAAACGGAATAGACAGATATAAAAGATGTAACGGTTTCAGCAATAACAGATACGAAAGGGATTATGAAACCGGTAAACTAATTGACCCTGTTGATTAATTTACATTGAATAATGAACGACAGAGTCCTCACCGCAGGGAATTAAAAAAGGTAGTAAATGTTGTGGTGCATTTAAAGAATGTAATCAGCACATTTAATAATAAAATTCAAGGAAAGAAAATATTGATTAAATTTGTCGTATATAAATTATTATTATGAGTAAAACGACAAAAATACAAGTTGAAGACAAAATAATTTCAATTATAAAGAAAGACCGCCAAGATTACATTTGTTTGACTGATATGGTTCGTGAAGAAGAAGGAAATGACCATATCCGAAATTGGATGAGAAATAGGAATACTGTTGAATTTCTCGGACTTTGGGAAACTTTACATAACCCAAATTTTAAACCTGTCGAATTCGACACCTTTAGAAAACAAGCCGGATTAAACAATTTCAATTTGACACCTAAAAAGTGGATTGAAACTACAAATGCAATTGGTATAACATCTAAATCAGGCAGATACGGCGGAACCTA
The window above is part of the Bacteroidales bacterium genome. Proteins encoded here:
- the yidD gene encoding membrane protein insertion efficiency factor YidD, which produces MKRNFIILLLSVLALQNPIKAYGQISEDINNFEKIKIYKPEKKRDYSYAKEQFKTFQVLFSGMFLFYKNFISSQDNSSCPFRISCSEYFIKSVQKKGVILGFLNGIDRYKRCNGFSNNRYERDYETGKLIDPVD